One genomic window of Nicotiana sylvestris chromosome 10, ASM39365v2, whole genome shotgun sequence includes the following:
- the LOC104248261 gene encoding homeobox-leucine zipper protein HOX3-like, with protein sequence MAVMPENSTCLELTISIPGSSSSSSFPSSGEGGGYNLMRELDINQVPSNGNINEEEISIEEEEEESCNINGVNGGRPRKKLRLTKEQSFLLEESFRQNHTLNPKQKEALAMQLKLKPRQVEVWFQNRRARSKLKQTELECEYLKRWFGSLTEQNRRLKKEVQELRAMKVGPPTVLSPHSCQPRPASTLTMCPHCERVTATIIKDESKI encoded by the exons ATGGCGGTTATGCCTGAAAACTCTACTTGTTTAGAGCTCACCATATCTATTCCtggttcttcttcttcctcatctTTCCCTTCTTCTG GTGAAGGGGGTGGTTATAATTTGATGAGAGAGCTGGATATAAATCAAGTGCCCTCAAATGGAAATATTAATGAAGAAGAAATTagcattgaagaagaagaagaagaaagctgTAATATTAATGGAGTAAATGGTGGCCGTCCAAGAAAGAAACTCCGTTTAACAAAAGAACAGTCTTTTCTTCTTGAAGAAAGTTTCAGACAAAACCACACCTTAAACCCT AAACAAAAGGAAGCATTGGCCATGCAATTAAAGCTAAAGCCAAGACAAGTGGAGGTCTGGTTTCAAAACCGTAGAGCAAG GAGCAAGCTGAAGCAAACGGAGCTGGAATGTGAGTATTTAAAGAGATGGTTTGGATCATTGACTGAACAAAACAGAAGACTTAAAAAAGAAGTGCAGGAATTAAGAGCCATGAAAGTAGGCCCGCCAACAGTGTTATCACCACACAGCTGCCAGCCGCGCCCCGCATCCACCCTCACTATGTGCCCTCATTGCGAACGCGTCACCGCGACTATTATCAAAGACGAATCTAAAATCTAA